GTCGCGGGCCTGGCGGAGTACGGGGACGTGGACTTCGCCATGGCCGTCCCGGACGACGTGCCCGCCGACCGGATACTGGCCGCCTACCGGCAGGCGTGCGCGGACAGCGACGCGATCGTCCGCGCCGTCGCCGACCCCGCCCGGCCGACCGCCACGGCGGTGGACGGGGAGCCGCGCTCGCTGCGCTGGGTGCTGGCCCACATGACGGGCGAGACCACCCGCCACGCGGGCCACGCCGACATCCTGCGCGAGCAGATCGACGGCACGACCGGCCGGTAGGCGGTGACCGGGAAGGTTCGCGGGGCCAGAGCGACGGTGCTCCGCATGAGGCGGTGCGGAGGAATTGAGCGGTGGCGGATCAGGTCAGAACACTAGGCTTCCGGCATGTCTGGTCCGACGCTGGTGATCGAGTTGGCGGAGCCTGTCTCCCCGGCTGCACTGCAGGAGTTCCGCGCGTTGATGGCGGGGCTCTCCTCCCACCTCGAGGAGAAGCGACCCGGGTTCTTCGACGTCAACGTGCCCGCTGAGC
This is a stretch of genomic DNA from Kitasatospora fiedleri. It encodes these proteins:
- a CDS encoding DinB family protein; its protein translation is MTAFETQRRPVPRADGGELDTALAFLAFARECVLKKTEDLTEEQLRRVLVPTGTNLLGLVRHLTDGERYWFGHHVAGLAEYGDVDFAMAVPDDVPADRILAAYRQACADSDAIVRAVADPARPTATAVDGEPRSLRWVLAHMTGETTRHAGHADILREQIDGTTGR